Proteins encoded together in one Coregonus clupeaformis isolate EN_2021a chromosome 30, ASM2061545v1, whole genome shotgun sequence window:
- the LOC123482249 gene encoding voltage-dependent L-type calcium channel subunit beta-1-like, giving the protein PVLTLLTNPLPGPCSVCLTVSLHGVWCGCGSLQGPYLVHGEQKREGPLSECGGSGSLHDYQSDQGGKQQQQQHQQQQQQTYLRSSRGQLRGGGGRGLSRQDTFDSETQGSRDSAYTEAGDSCMDIETDPYEESEMYRGVGGGGSRLHLAQHHDRQASWEDEGAEPDQENLNHPPMPSHTQPGQHGRAKLRERYCQEPGDTGANMGRNKNQEDWGRDVYIR; this is encoded by the coding sequence CCTGTCCTAACCCTGTTGACTAACCCACTGCCTGGGccttgttctgtctgtctcactgtgtctCTGCATGGCGTGTGGTGTGGGTGTGGCTCGCTGCAGGGGCCGTACCTGGTCCACGGAGAACAGAAGCGGGAAGGGCCTCTGTCGGAGTGCGGTGGCAGCGGCAGTCTCCATGACTACCAGAGTGACCAGGGAgggaagcagcaacagcagcagcaccaacagcagcagcagcagacctaCCTGCGCTCCTCACGGGGCCAGCTAcggggagggggtgggaggggcCTGTCCCGGCAGGACACCTTCGACTCAGAGACGCAGGGCAGTCGGGACTCAGCCTACACTGAAGCAGGGGACTCTTGCATGGACATTGAGACCGACCCCTACGAGGAGTCTGAGATGTACCGCGGGGTAGGTGGCGGGGGCAGCCGCCTCCACCTGGCCCAGCACCACGACCGCCAGGCCTCTTGGGAAGACGAGGGGGCTGAGCCGGACCAGGAGAACCTCAACCACCCTCCCATGCCCTCCCACACCCAGCCTGGGCAACACGGCCGGGCCAAGCTAAGGGAGAGGTACTGCCAGGAACCTGGGGACACCGGCGCCAACATGGGCCGCAACAAGAATCAGGAGGACTGGGGGAGGGACGTCTACATCCGCTAa